Proteins encoded together in one Microbacterium sp. zg-Y625 window:
- a CDS encoding sulfate permease has product MPTNILIRATHTRRGLKWGLPAMLLAVVYIVIAAALARWVAGGAPGWINLLVLLSLWNALKFAVNGPITVVRLARVRAYERRYRDGRLAGQPRQTPVDDRTPVEPR; this is encoded by the coding sequence ATGCCGACGAACATCCTGATCCGCGCCACCCACACGCGGCGCGGCCTCAAGTGGGGGCTGCCCGCGATGCTCCTCGCGGTCGTCTACATCGTTATCGCCGCAGCGCTCGCACGGTGGGTCGCCGGCGGCGCGCCGGGATGGATCAACCTGCTCGTGCTGCTGTCCCTGTGGAACGCGCTCAAGTTCGCGGTCAATGGACCGATCACTGTCGTCCGGTTGGCGCGGGTGCGGGCGTACGAACGGCGCTACCGGGACGGGAGGCTCGCGGGTCAACCTCGACAGACGCCTGTGGACGATCGGACGCCGGTGGAGCCGCGCTGA
- a CDS encoding DUF4297 domain-containing protein translates to MPTAPQAALWVASRAGARAGRGFRFQDLVATLVALRLWSEGDATAVVTPEGYDDISVQSSSGSFFIQVKSRRESAGDFAPTDLRKDLRSVAKAWVKRREVELPAATILLLERPVARIPVPEWGSEAAQPGSSPPSELAKELDALSFENDQDSVAFAASASVVICPDPHAQAISIVAGARSFPDGLAEIIVASVCTQVGQASDANADPDVARRAAVDIAGIDVLIDQVLATVDLELLDEARSLGVCEAIDWRSSADGSDLRQGVQVGAPHVAAGLLVPRVELTQQVIEVAAVRRLAVIAGPSGSGKSALAYAAAHETRGLYRWQHVHSLTPTGRTGRDAVALLSARIESLRPSAYAPVGVLIDDAGRHDPDLLDRLLRRLADLSNVITVVSIREEDRFPVPLLSAIATITPMLDDTFAEQLWRDYRADNLTEWAGWREPAERAGGLLLEYVTLLTEGVNLDTVVSAQVAAREADPSRHLELEILRLASCANQYGVAVPAHSIESALDADRGAFTAASRRLIDEHLIVEDSGNLIRPLHEIRSAAIARAAHPFGQQETLQRIVPLVTSAELARFLRRALGSGADQAVVIQAATERITRDHTLQTLISVASAFRADGLRRRADDWKRILDECEVDAGNAVTAFTMSRTKPRPDTEQLFKPEILAAVERLRSVPTDPDLQPLWQEIDTTLVEELTTAAVPDDEAIQLLLQAITVLRGFDVTALESTAGAIGARLTVWPLHDAADMTEALRRAAPELAERAVITAGGEQLLLRRIATETPWLASLERVDDGVDGRWIFVDEELQPNQNEAVVEVCRLALALAPTALIARVSAVDALGRLVKLGDYPLVDKAIPRENLPHTLEVSENRAQARALSRKYGAGTLTSKLAAEAKALGALIDLLPEITIAHLGDRTVPQAIVRQFESVNALLSEMDSPADEGYTDEVPGALGDYPVESDAITVVRSMLQHVIPNLARADVAERRPILTVGTLDSLIAKVGALIELDRYRYLADPPDCAQLLDCLRHLRMVASASAGSDLSMRVSMRAAAGRHTGTARIAAAAAVATERSSAALQKEGERTRLALANAGYAVAVVPSSSDHTMMSWPPGDLVIIVEGESVLTHLNALASLADAARDAVEQPDRRVWIGLRSADGYLSASIFQVAHHGVIPLGDRGAPSAFAGSIAATPISGPYGDYLKQARRLSSIAAVIAIRGSNLIPDEEGRVLDESWDRLVGLKAQLDELTSAHAGTEYVSALSNILTVIGSAITDDLSTAKDSAEEGRSGWDEIVSLQSPLLLDTDQAATPGTDAAVVYGTAVVIADIEDHFEDADDRIAQLQEHGPSS, encoded by the coding sequence GTGCCAACCGCCCCGCAGGCTGCGTTGTGGGTTGCTTCCCGAGCCGGTGCGCGTGCCGGGCGCGGCTTTCGTTTTCAGGATCTGGTCGCCACGCTCGTTGCATTGCGTCTGTGGAGCGAAGGTGACGCGACAGCGGTCGTGACACCGGAAGGGTATGACGACATTTCGGTGCAGTCGTCGAGTGGGTCATTCTTCATCCAGGTGAAGTCGCGACGCGAGAGCGCGGGAGATTTCGCCCCGACAGACCTGCGAAAAGACTTACGTTCCGTCGCTAAGGCCTGGGTGAAGCGCAGGGAAGTCGAACTCCCCGCTGCGACAATCCTCTTGCTTGAGCGCCCGGTCGCTCGAATCCCAGTACCCGAGTGGGGGAGTGAGGCTGCACAACCTGGCTCGAGTCCTCCGAGCGAATTGGCCAAGGAACTGGATGCTCTGTCCTTCGAAAACGATCAGGATTCGGTTGCCTTTGCGGCCTCAGCCTCAGTTGTAATCTGTCCTGATCCGCACGCGCAGGCGATCAGCATCGTTGCCGGGGCTCGTAGTTTCCCGGATGGACTTGCGGAAATCATTGTGGCTTCCGTTTGCACCCAGGTGGGACAGGCTAGCGACGCCAACGCGGACCCGGATGTCGCGAGGCGCGCGGCCGTGGACATCGCAGGCATCGATGTCCTCATAGACCAGGTCCTTGCGACCGTTGACCTCGAGTTGCTCGATGAGGCAAGGTCGCTGGGGGTCTGCGAGGCAATCGACTGGAGATCATCTGCTGATGGTTCGGACCTACGTCAGGGCGTGCAAGTGGGAGCTCCTCATGTCGCTGCCGGATTGCTCGTGCCCCGTGTTGAACTAACCCAGCAGGTGATCGAAGTCGCGGCGGTCCGCCGGTTGGCGGTCATCGCCGGGCCGAGCGGCAGTGGCAAGAGTGCACTCGCCTACGCAGCCGCGCACGAGACCCGGGGTCTGTATCGCTGGCAGCATGTCCACTCGCTGACACCAACGGGGCGCACCGGGCGCGATGCCGTCGCACTTCTTTCCGCACGCATTGAGTCGTTGCGGCCGAGCGCGTATGCCCCTGTAGGAGTCCTCATCGACGACGCTGGGCGCCACGACCCAGATCTCCTCGATCGACTACTGAGACGGCTCGCGGATCTGTCGAACGTCATCACCGTTGTTTCGATTCGGGAGGAAGACCGCTTTCCTGTCCCGCTACTGTCGGCCATTGCCACGATAACGCCCATGCTTGACGACACCTTTGCAGAGCAACTTTGGCGAGACTACCGGGCTGACAATCTCACCGAATGGGCCGGATGGCGGGAACCAGCCGAGCGAGCAGGCGGCCTCCTACTGGAGTACGTCACTCTGCTCACCGAAGGCGTGAATCTTGACACGGTCGTCAGCGCGCAAGTCGCCGCACGCGAAGCAGACCCGAGTCGACATCTTGAGCTAGAGATCCTCCGGCTCGCATCGTGTGCCAACCAATACGGCGTCGCCGTCCCTGCCCACTCGATCGAATCCGCTCTGGATGCCGATCGCGGCGCATTCACCGCCGCCAGCCGCCGCCTCATCGACGAGCACCTCATCGTTGAGGACTCGGGCAACCTCATACGGCCGCTGCACGAGATCCGCTCCGCAGCAATCGCCCGGGCAGCTCACCCCTTCGGACAGCAGGAGACCCTCCAGCGCATTGTCCCTCTGGTGACCAGCGCCGAACTCGCGCGATTCCTCCGACGCGCACTCGGGTCCGGGGCTGACCAGGCCGTAGTGATCCAGGCCGCAACCGAGCGCATCACACGCGATCACACCCTCCAGACGCTCATCTCAGTCGCATCCGCTTTCCGTGCTGATGGACTTCGGCGGCGGGCCGACGACTGGAAGCGCATCCTCGATGAATGTGAAGTTGATGCTGGCAACGCTGTAACTGCGTTCACGATGTCCCGCACAAAGCCACGCCCCGACACAGAACAGCTCTTTAAACCCGAGATTCTGGCAGCCGTCGAGCGGCTCCGCAGCGTCCCGACCGATCCGGATCTGCAACCCCTATGGCAAGAGATTGACACGACGCTGGTCGAAGAGCTCACGACCGCCGCGGTCCCCGATGATGAGGCAATTCAACTCCTTTTGCAGGCCATCACCGTACTTCGCGGTTTTGACGTCACAGCCCTGGAGTCCACGGCGGGTGCAATCGGTGCACGCCTGACGGTATGGCCGCTGCACGACGCGGCCGATATGACGGAGGCGTTGCGCCGCGCGGCACCCGAACTTGCGGAACGCGCTGTCATTACAGCCGGCGGCGAGCAGCTCCTCCTGCGTAGGATCGCGACAGAAACACCGTGGCTAGCGTCGCTGGAACGCGTAGACGACGGGGTGGATGGCAGGTGGATCTTCGTCGACGAGGAGCTACAGCCGAACCAGAACGAGGCTGTCGTTGAGGTCTGCCGACTGGCCCTCGCTCTTGCGCCGACAGCGTTGATCGCACGGGTAAGTGCCGTTGATGCCCTCGGGCGTTTGGTCAAGCTCGGCGACTACCCGCTCGTTGACAAAGCGATTCCCCGAGAGAACCTGCCACATACCCTCGAAGTCTCCGAGAACAGAGCCCAGGCTCGAGCGTTGTCTCGAAAGTACGGCGCGGGCACGCTGACGTCCAAGCTTGCGGCTGAGGCTAAAGCACTCGGGGCGCTCATCGACCTGCTCCCCGAAATCACAATCGCCCACCTAGGTGATCGGACTGTGCCTCAAGCGATTGTTCGTCAGTTCGAATCAGTGAACGCGCTACTTTCCGAGATGGACTCCCCGGCAGACGAGGGCTACACGGACGAAGTGCCCGGCGCTCTCGGTGACTATCCCGTCGAGAGCGACGCCATCACCGTCGTGCGATCGATGCTCCAGCACGTCATTCCAAACCTTGCACGGGCAGATGTCGCCGAGCGGCGCCCCATCCTGACTGTCGGAACGCTCGACAGTCTCATCGCAAAGGTCGGTGCACTGATCGAACTCGACCGATACCGCTACCTCGCCGACCCGCCCGATTGCGCTCAGCTACTCGACTGTCTCCGCCATTTGCGAATGGTCGCGTCCGCCAGCGCAGGATCGGACTTATCAATGCGCGTATCCATGCGGGCTGCTGCTGGGCGACACACGGGAACCGCTCGGATCGCAGCAGCAGCCGCCGTTGCGACCGAGCGCTCTTCCGCAGCCTTGCAGAAAGAGGGTGAACGAACGCGACTTGCGCTCGCAAACGCGGGGTACGCGGTCGCTGTAGTGCCGAGCTCCTCCGACCACACGATGATGAGTTGGCCGCCCGGAGACCTAGTGATCATTGTGGAAGGAGAGAGCGTCCTCACCCATCTAAATGCTCTCGCATCTCTCGCGGATGCTGCGAGAGATGCTGTTGAACAGCCAGACCGGCGTGTATGGATTGGACTGCGCTCAGCCGATGGCTACTTGTCTGCCTCGATCTTCCAGGTTGCGCATCACGGGGTGATCCCGCTTGGCGATCGTGGAGCGCCTTCCGCATTCGCAGGCTCGATCGCTGCGACACCAATCTCTGGTCCCTACGGGGATTACCTTAAGCAAGCTCGTCGTCTCTCATCGATCGCGGCGGTCATTGCGATCCGCGGGAGCAATCTGATTCCCGACGAGGAAGGACGGGTGCTTGACGAATCGTGGGACCGTCTTGTCGGCCTCAAAGCGCAACTCGATGAACTCACCTCCGCTCACGCTGGAACCGAGTACGTGTCCGCGCTCAGCAACATTTTGACGGTCATCGGCTCAGCGATCACTGATGACCTGTCCACCGCAAAGGACTCAGCGGAAGAAGGCCGATCTGGATGGGATGAGATCGTGAGCCTGCAAAGCCCGCTGCTGCTTGACACAGACCAAGCGGCAACACCAGGAACCGATGCTGCGGTCGTCTATGGCACGGCCGTTGTCATCGCGGACATCGAGGACCATTTTGAGGATGCTGATGATCGCATTGCACAACTGCAAGAGCACGGTCCGAGTTCCTAA